Proteins from one Cicer arietinum cultivar CDC Frontier isolate Library 1 chromosome 3, Cicar.CDCFrontier_v2.0, whole genome shotgun sequence genomic window:
- the LOC101492512 gene encoding cyclin-U2-2, translated as MASSSLTISPRKLRSDLYSFSYQQDSSTPLVINVLASLIERSMARTKRIVKNCSSSLSKAISTNIFDCREIPDMTIQSYLERIFRYTKAGPSVYVVAYVYIDRFCQINPGFRINARNVHRLLITTIMVASKYVEDLNYRNSYFGRVGGLTTSELNKLELEFLFMMGFKLHVNVSVFESYCSHLEREVGIGGGYHIEKTLRCAEEIKARHKEEIRGYTQIPRVTL; from the exons atGGCTTCTTCTTCTCTAACAATTTCCCCAAGAAAGCTTCGTTCAGATTTATATTCCTTTTCATACCAACAAGATTCTAGCACACCATTAGTAATAAATGTTCTAGCTTCACTTATTGAGAGAAGCATGGCTAGAACAAAGAGAATAGTTAAGAATTGTTCTAGTTCTTTGTCCAAAGCAATTAGCACAAACATCTTTGATTGTAGGGAGATCCCAGATATGACAATTCAATCATACCTAGAGAGAATTTTTAGGTACACTAAAGCAGGACCTTCAGTTTATGTTGTGGCATATGTTTATATTGATAGGTTTTGTCAGATCAATCCTGGATTTAGAATCAATGCAAGAAATGTTCATAGACTTCTCATTACAACTATCATGGTGGCTTCCAAATATGTTGAAGACTT GAACtacagaaattcgtattttggaaGAGTTGGTGGATTGACAACTAGTGAGCTAAACAAGTTGGAGCTTGAATTCCTTTTCATGATGGGTTTCAAATTACATGTAAATGTGAGTGTTTTCGAGAGTTATTGTAGCCATTTAGAGAGGGAAGTTGGAATTGGTGGAGGATACCACATTGAGAAGACACTTCGTTGTGCAGAAGAAATTAAAGCAAGACATAAAGAAGAAATTAGGGGATATACACAAATTCCCCGTGTCACATTATAA